The Devosia sp. A16 genome includes a window with the following:
- a CDS encoding ABC transporter permease, which yields MSRYIIGRVGQALLVLWIAFTASFLLLQALPGDAILIKFQNPELGLGPEQIAALRDAYGVDSPLWQQYLQALGNFLTGNFGYSVVGSVPVAHELLANLPATARLASLGFTLAVIIALGLAFLATLAPFAWLRTAIQSIPSLFVSLPVFWLGIMLIQIFSFRLKWISVINPGEIEGLIMPVITLAIPISAPLAQILIRNIDEVSTLPFVAVARAKGASPSWVLWRHVVKNALLPTLTIAGILFGELLAGAVITETVFGLNGIGGLTERSVRFQDTSVIQAIVVFSALCFVAVNLIVDLLYPVFDPRLRRLKGAPA from the coding sequence ATGTCTCGTTACATCATTGGCCGTGTCGGGCAGGCGCTGCTTGTCCTCTGGATCGCCTTCACCGCCTCGTTCCTGTTGCTGCAGGCCCTGCCCGGTGATGCGATCCTGATCAAGTTCCAGAACCCGGAACTGGGCCTCGGCCCCGAGCAGATCGCCGCGCTGCGAGACGCCTACGGCGTCGACAGCCCGCTCTGGCAGCAATACCTGCAGGCTCTGGGCAATTTCCTCACCGGCAATTTCGGCTACTCGGTGGTCGGCAGCGTGCCGGTGGCGCATGAGCTTCTCGCCAACCTGCCGGCGACCGCCCGGCTGGCGAGCCTCGGCTTCACCCTGGCGGTGATCATCGCGCTCGGCCTCGCCTTCCTCGCGACGCTCGCTCCCTTTGCCTGGCTGAGGACCGCGATCCAGTCGATCCCGTCGCTGTTCGTGTCGCTGCCGGTGTTCTGGCTCGGCATCATGTTGATCCAGATCTTCTCGTTCCGGCTCAAGTGGATTTCGGTGATCAACCCGGGCGAGATCGAGGGGCTGATCATGCCAGTGATCACCTTGGCGATCCCGATCTCGGCGCCGCTGGCGCAAATCCTGATCCGCAATATCGACGAGGTCTCGACCCTGCCCTTCGTTGCCGTCGCCCGCGCCAAGGGCGCCTCGCCCAGCTGGGTGCTGTGGCGCCATGTGGTCAAGAACGCCCTGCTGCCGACACTCACCATTGCCGGCATCCTGTTCGGCGAGCTGCTGGCGGGGGCCGTGATCACCGAGACGGTGTTCGGTCTCAACGGCATCGGCGGGCTTACCGAGCGCTCGGTGCGCTTCCAGGACACCTCGGTGATCCAGGCGATCGTGGTTTTCTCGGCGCTCTGCTTCGTCGCCGTGAACCTCATCGTCGACCTGCTCTACCCCGTCTTCGATCCCCGCCTCCGCCGCCTCAAGGGTGCCCCAGCATGA
- a CDS encoding ABC transporter permease: protein MTSIGSTDILVSKPRRASSNPLLQRLRGVSPSLVLAWGIIGLVVLFALAPSLFTSFNPVQGVPAEKLKAPSLLHILGTDALGRDLFARIVYGAVHSLTGAFVAVLVGLVVGTTLGLFAGSVGGLVEEGVMRVVDVLLSIPGLLLMLSIIILLGFGTVNAAIAVGITSVAGFARLSRSEVVRVRRSEYVEAAFGSGGTFLSVLWRHVLPNSLASVLALAALQFGGAILAISTLGFLGYGAPPPTPEWGLLIAEGRNYISTAWWLTTAPGLVVVLVVLSANRISQALGKAGR from the coding sequence ATGACCAGCATCGGATCCACCGACATCCTCGTCAGTAAGCCGCGCCGTGCCTCGAGCAACCCGCTGCTGCAGCGGCTACGTGGCGTCTCGCCTAGCCTGGTGCTGGCCTGGGGCATCATCGGGCTGGTCGTGTTGTTCGCGCTGGCGCCGTCGTTGTTCACCAGCTTCAATCCGGTGCAGGGCGTCCCCGCCGAAAAGCTCAAGGCCCCGAGCCTCCTCCACATCCTCGGCACCGACGCGCTGGGCCGCGATCTCTTTGCACGCATCGTCTATGGCGCGGTGCACTCGCTGACCGGCGCCTTCGTCGCCGTGCTGGTCGGGCTCGTCGTCGGCACCACGCTCGGGCTGTTCGCCGGCTCGGTGGGAGGCCTGGTCGAGGAGGGGGTGATGCGCGTCGTCGACGTGCTGCTGTCGATCCCAGGGCTGCTGCTGATGCTCTCGATCATCATTCTTCTGGGCTTCGGCACGGTGAATGCCGCCATCGCCGTCGGCATCACCTCGGTCGCCGGCTTTGCCCGCCTGTCGCGCTCCGAAGTCGTGCGGGTCAGGCGTTCCGAATATGTCGAGGCGGCGTTCGGCAGCGGCGGCACCTTCCTGTCGGTGCTGTGGCGGCATGTGCTGCCGAACTCGCTGGCCTCGGTGCTGGCGCTCGCCGCCCTGCAATTCGGCGGCGCCATCCTCGCCATCTCCACTCTGGGCTTCCTCGGCTATGGCGCGCCGCCGCCGACGCCGGAATGGGGGCTGCTGATCGCAGAAGGACGCAACTACATCTCGACCGCCTGGTGGCTGACCACCGCCCCGGGCCTCGTCGTCGTGCTGGTGGTGCTCTCGGCCAACCGCATCAGCCAGGCGCTGGGGAAAGCAGGACGATGA
- a CDS encoding dipeptide ABC transporter ATP-binding protein, translated as MSTPLLSVENLSVAYKDADRYARVTHDVSFAVEPGEVVALVGESGSGKTTTAQAVIGLLPDNGRIEHGAIRLNGEDISRWTGKRFDAIRGRQISLIPQDPTSSLNPVKTVGAQVGEILRIHGERDNKLIATRVVELLARVGLSDPGLRARQYPHELSGGMKQRVLIAIAIALKPQLIIADEPTSALDVTVQRRILDLIDELRRDTGTAVLLVTHDLGVAADRADRIVVLQGGRIQEAGAARQLLAAPQSAYARQLLADAPSLSAGTRVAKSPPPPGEDAILVENLVHDFQVDGRKNFRAVDDISFAVRRGTTHAIVGESGSGKTTTVRDVVGFGRPTSGRISIAGTDIASLKGDALRLFRQKIQLVYQNPFSSLDPRQTVFSIVEEPLRNFGRLDAAGRAEKVNALLERVGLPEALRQRRPRALSGGQRQRVAIARALVLDPEVVVLDEAVSALDVTVQAQILKLLDELQRERGLTYLFVSHDLAVVRQISDTVSVLQNGRQVEAGPVAEVFRNPQSPYTRELIDAIPGQRSLAHV; from the coding sequence ATGAGCACGCCTCTCCTCTCGGTCGAGAACCTCTCGGTCGCCTACAAGGACGCCGACCGCTACGCCCGCGTGACCCACGACGTGAGCTTCGCGGTCGAACCGGGTGAAGTGGTGGCGCTGGTCGGCGAGTCCGGCTCGGGCAAGACCACCACTGCCCAGGCCGTCATCGGGCTCCTGCCCGACAACGGCCGCATCGAACATGGCGCCATCCGCCTCAACGGCGAGGATATCTCGCGCTGGACCGGCAAGCGCTTCGACGCCATCCGCGGCCGCCAGATCAGTCTGATCCCGCAGGATCCGACCAGCTCGCTGAACCCGGTGAAGACCGTCGGCGCGCAGGTCGGGGAAATCCTCCGCATCCACGGCGAGCGCGACAACAAGCTCATCGCCACCCGAGTGGTCGAACTGCTGGCGCGCGTCGGGCTCTCCGACCCGGGCCTGAGGGCGCGGCAATATCCGCACGAGCTCTCGGGCGGCATGAAGCAGCGCGTGCTGATCGCCATCGCCATCGCGCTGAAGCCGCAGCTGATCATTGCCGACGAGCCGACCAGCGCGCTCGACGTCACCGTGCAGCGCCGCATCCTCGACCTGATCGACGAACTGCGCCGTGACACCGGCACGGCGGTGCTGCTGGTCACCCACGACCTCGGCGTCGCCGCCGACCGGGCCGACCGCATCGTCGTGCTGCAGGGTGGCCGCATCCAGGAAGCTGGCGCCGCCCGCCAACTGCTGGCAGCGCCGCAAAGCGCCTATGCCCGGCAACTGCTCGCCGACGCTCCGTCGCTGTCGGCTGGCACCAGAGTTGCGAAGTCCCCTCCCCCACCGGGTGAGGATGCCATCCTGGTTGAGAACCTCGTCCACGACTTCCAGGTGGATGGCAGGAAGAACTTCCGCGCCGTCGACGACATCTCCTTCGCCGTGCGCCGGGGCACCACCCACGCCATCGTCGGGGAGTCCGGCTCGGGCAAGACCACCACGGTGCGCGACGTCGTCGGCTTCGGCCGGCCCACCTCGGGGCGGATCAGCATCGCGGGCACCGATATCGCGTCCCTCAAGGGCGATGCGCTGCGCCTGTTTCGCCAGAAGATCCAGCTGGTCTACCAGAACCCGTTCTCCTCGCTCGATCCGCGCCAGACGGTGTTCTCGATCGTCGAGGAGCCGCTGCGCAATTTCGGCCGGCTCGATGCGGCAGGACGAGCCGAGAAGGTCAACGCCCTGCTCGAGCGGGTGGGCCTGCCCGAAGCCTTGCGGCAGCGCCGGCCACGCGCCCTCTCGGGCGGCCAGCGGCAACGTGTTGCCATTGCCCGCGCCCTGGTGCTCGATCCCGAGGTGGTGGTGCTCGACGAGGCGGTGTCGGCGCTCGACGTGACGGTGCAGGCGCAGATCCTGAAGCTTCTCGACGAGCTGCAGCGCGAGCGCGGCCTCACTTACCTCTTCGTCTCGCACGACCTCGCCGTGGTGCGACAGATCTCCGACACCGTGTCGGTGCTGCAGAACGGCCGGCAGGTGGAGGCCGGCCCGGTCGCCGAAGTCTTCCGCAACCCGCAAAGCCCCTACACACGCGAACTGATCGACGCCATTCCCGGCCAACGGAGCCTCGCCCATGTCTGA
- a CDS encoding DUF1036 domain-containing protein → MRYILAIAGVLAAAFIAVTIWIFLPRADAPLSAASAQAQSQAPADATASAETGEGSFRVCNETANKVSVAFGYRAEKGWQSEGWWVAEPNNCVTIYRGNLEARRYYYVYAADDISGGAWDGSVFMCTRDETFTIFGVEDCLARGYERTGFFEVDTNNRSDWTLQLTDGEVVGSDAGPTDEAVPLEGDLPTDGGDQPADATPTDEGADSE, encoded by the coding sequence TTGCGCTACATCCTGGCCATCGCTGGTGTGCTTGCCGCCGCGTTCATAGCCGTCACCATCTGGATTTTTCTGCCGCGTGCCGACGCCCCGCTCAGCGCTGCCTCGGCCCAGGCGCAGTCGCAGGCCCCGGCCGATGCCACCGCTTCTGCCGAAACCGGCGAGGGAAGCTTCCGCGTCTGCAACGAAACCGCCAACAAGGTGTCCGTGGCCTTCGGTTATCGCGCCGAGAAGGGCTGGCAGTCCGAGGGCTGGTGGGTGGCCGAGCCCAACAACTGCGTCACCATCTATCGGGGCAACCTCGAAGCGCGCCGCTACTATTATGTCTATGCCGCCGACGACATCAGCGGCGGCGCCTGGGACGGCAGCGTCTTCATGTGCACGCGCGACGAGACCTTCACCATCTTCGGTGTTGAGGATTGCCTGGCGCGCGGCTACGAACGAACCGGCTTCTTCGAAGTCGATACCAATAACCGCAGCGACTGGACGTTGCAGCTGACCGATGGCGAAGTCGTCGGCAGCGACGCCGGCCCGACGGACGAAGCCGTGCCGCTCGAGGGCGACCTGCCGACCGACGGTGGCGACCAGCCCGCCGACGCCACTCCTACCGATGAAGGTGCAGATTCCGAATGA
- a CDS encoding putative FMN-dependent luciferase-like monooxygenase, with translation MSDTQLPKRLGFFTRLLDDTSAGERYHNAATQIVHAEANGFDSAWVAQHHFHRDEGGLPSPLVFLSYVASRTSRIRLGTGIITLPLENAIRAAEDAAVLDLLSGGRLELGTGSGGTPDSFTAFGYDVKDKHAIYERHLATFRTALSGSPIVGDVKLYPAAPHLLERFWQATFSVAGGIRAGKAGDGLMLSRTQPRPADKPRATLPDLQHPILDGYFEHLPREIAPRIVASRTLFVADSREEARRYAAAGLRKAAIGLAKGGHRFESDDLDDLIAATDTHVGTVDDVLESLHRDTTLSRVTDLVFQVHSVDPPHELVLRSIELIAEKVAPSLGWAKADKPHSPRLSVVR, from the coding sequence ATGTCTGATACCCAACTGCCCAAGCGCCTCGGCTTCTTCACCCGGCTGCTCGACGACACCAGCGCCGGCGAGCGCTATCACAATGCCGCGACCCAGATCGTCCATGCCGAGGCCAATGGCTTCGACAGCGCCTGGGTGGCGCAGCACCATTTCCACCGCGACGAGGGCGGCCTGCCTTCGCCGCTGGTGTTCCTCTCCTACGTCGCGTCGCGCACCTCGCGCATCCGGCTTGGCACCGGCATCATCACCCTGCCGCTGGAGAACGCCATCCGCGCCGCCGAGGACGCCGCGGTGCTCGACCTGTTGTCGGGCGGCCGGCTGGAACTCGGCACCGGCTCGGGCGGCACCCCGGACTCGTTCACCGCCTTCGGCTACGACGTGAAGGACAAGCACGCCATCTACGAGCGGCACCTTGCAACCTTCCGCACGGCGCTCTCCGGCTCGCCGATCGTCGGGGACGTCAAGCTCTACCCCGCAGCGCCGCATCTGCTCGAACGCTTCTGGCAGGCCACCTTCTCGGTCGCGGGCGGCATCCGGGCCGGCAAGGCCGGCGACGGGCTGATGCTGTCGCGTACCCAGCCGCGTCCCGCCGACAAACCCAGGGCCACCCTGCCCGACCTGCAGCACCCGATCCTCGACGGCTATTTCGAGCACCTGCCACGCGAGATCGCGCCACGCATCGTCGCCTCGCGCACGCTGTTCGTCGCCGACAGCCGCGAAGAAGCGCGGCGCTACGCTGCGGCTGGCTTGCGCAAGGCCGCCATCGGTCTCGCCAAGGGCGGTCACCGCTTCGAAAGCGACGATCTCGACGATCTGATCGCTGCCACCGACACCCATGTCGGCACCGTCGACGATGTGCTGGAGAGCCTGCATCGCGACACCACGCTGTCGCGCGTCACCGACCTCGTCTTCCAGGTGCACTCGGTCGATCCACCGCACGAACTGGTGCTGCGCTCGATCGAGCTGATCGCCGAAAAAGTCGCGCCTTCCCTCGGCTGGGCCAAGGCCGACAAGCCGCATTCGCCACGCCTGAGCGTGGTTCGCTGA
- a CDS encoding alkylhydroperoxidase domain protein — protein sequence MTEKAITYDLADRPAVFTQEQIGWAPWLKPLEESELTDRHWEGLTEASRAKSPYFMLLARDPDILGARTRTDKDIFYNPDAGLPRAERELAAAATSRSNGCIFCASVHARFASTYSKRSEDVQRLLDSGVEVDLGDRWNTLVAASVALTETPSAFGADEIADLRQAGLDDLSIADLIQSAAFFNWANRLMLSLGEPTPAAA from the coding sequence ATGACCGAGAAAGCCATCACCTACGACCTCGCCGACCGCCCCGCCGTGTTCACCCAGGAGCAGATCGGCTGGGCCCCCTGGCTCAAGCCGCTCGAGGAGTCCGAGCTGACCGACCGGCACTGGGAAGGACTGACCGAAGCGTCGCGCGCCAAGTCGCCCTATTTCATGCTGCTGGCGCGCGACCCCGACATCCTTGGCGCCCGTACCCGCACCGACAAGGACATCTTCTACAACCCCGACGCCGGGTTGCCGCGCGCCGAGCGCGAACTCGCGGCTGCCGCGACCTCACGCTCCAACGGCTGCATCTTCTGTGCCTCGGTGCACGCCCGCTTTGCTTCGACCTATTCCAAGCGCAGCGAGGATGTGCAGCGGCTGCTCGATAGCGGTGTGGAGGTTGACCTCGGCGACCGCTGGAACACCCTGGTCGCCGCCTCGGTCGCGCTGACCGAGACACCGTCCGCCTTCGGCGCCGACGAGATCGCCGATCTCAGGCAGGCCGGGCTCGACGACCTCTCCATCGCCGACCTGATCCAGAGCGCGGCGTTCTTCAACTGGGCCAACCGGCTGATGCTGTCACTGGGCGAACCGACCCCGGCTGCGGCGTAG
- a CDS encoding bifunctional diguanylate cyclase/phosphodiesterase — protein MPAVISTLLLNHNLALVAVAALLCALSSFAGISLLHHARRTTGAMQMAWLAVAAVSVGFGIWSTHFVAMLAFHPGVAVGYDLPTTLVSLSLAIAIVGGGLWFATVGTSVDDSILAGAVVGLGISAMHYTGMAAVIVGGAIEWDFNLVALSVLIGMALGGAALWMARAATLRGRLGAPILLTLAICAMHFTAMGAAGFANCYAIVTEGTPAWLWLVLSLASILILGLAMGGTLLDLRDRRHGAESARMRELADAAVEGIVIVRQGTITATNRSFRQLVGSEADASGRPLLDFLEAPACEALARAPNATIEGRLRVTGGDIPVEAVAHEIEFQGVRQQAIAIRDVSTRKQAEEHIRFLAHHDALTGLPNRVSFGRQLNQTIEEARSDGRSCSVLCLDLDRFKQVNDLYGHAAGDALLRRVGLILQREVAENGYPARLSGDEFAVVLNATESLDAANRVAQRLLQAFADDMGAPEEDTTISASIGVASFPGDAQTAEQLMSAADMALYRAKQDGRGAYRLFEAAMSDELRDRRLVAHDLASAAEAGQLHLVYQPQVEIASGSVTGLEALIRWHHPERGEISPGTFIPIAEENGLILEIGEWVLRTACREAASWRVPLGISVNVSAAQIHNPSFSRLIHQVLVETGLSPMRLEIEVTETALVRDLTRAVTTLRQVRALGVRVAIDDFGTGHSSLTHLGAFPFTRIKLDQSFVRTFDHNRQSAAIVHAVIELGRYLGTPVVAEGVERQEELAFLTAEGCETAQGFLFGRPAPIAAFGGLQRQRAS, from the coding sequence TTGCCGGCCGTCATCAGCACGTTACTCCTCAATCACAACCTGGCGCTGGTGGCGGTGGCGGCGTTGCTATGCGCGCTTTCGTCCTTTGCAGGAATTTCACTGCTGCATCATGCGCGCCGAACCACCGGCGCGATGCAGATGGCGTGGCTTGCCGTCGCCGCGGTCTCCGTGGGATTCGGCATCTGGTCGACTCATTTTGTCGCAATGCTCGCGTTCCACCCCGGTGTCGCGGTCGGCTACGACCTGCCGACGACGCTGGTTTCACTGTCGTTGGCCATCGCCATCGTCGGCGGCGGGCTATGGTTCGCGACTGTCGGCACCTCGGTCGACGACTCGATCCTTGCCGGCGCGGTGGTGGGGCTCGGTATTTCCGCCATGCACTATACCGGCATGGCGGCGGTGATCGTCGGTGGCGCCATCGAATGGGACTTCAACCTGGTTGCGCTGTCGGTCCTGATCGGCATGGCCCTGGGCGGCGCGGCCCTCTGGATGGCCCGCGCCGCGACGCTGCGCGGACGACTGGGCGCCCCGATCCTCCTCACCCTCGCGATCTGCGCCATGCATTTCACCGCCATGGGAGCGGCCGGCTTCGCCAACTGCTATGCGATCGTCACCGAGGGTACGCCCGCCTGGCTGTGGCTGGTGCTGTCGCTCGCCTCCATTCTCATCCTCGGTCTTGCCATGGGCGGCACCCTGCTCGACCTCAGGGACCGACGGCACGGCGCCGAAAGCGCCAGGATGCGCGAACTGGCCGATGCAGCGGTGGAAGGCATCGTCATCGTCCGGCAAGGCACGATCACCGCCACCAATCGCAGTTTCAGGCAGCTCGTGGGCTCCGAAGCCGACGCCAGCGGCCGGCCCTTGCTCGATTTCCTCGAAGCCCCCGCCTGCGAGGCGCTGGCACGCGCCCCCAATGCCACCATCGAGGGGCGGCTCAGGGTGACCGGCGGCGACATCCCGGTGGAGGCCGTGGCGCACGAAATCGAGTTTCAGGGAGTGCGGCAGCAGGCGATCGCCATCCGCGACGTCTCGACCCGCAAGCAGGCTGAGGAGCACATCCGTTTCCTTGCCCACCACGACGCGCTGACCGGGCTGCCCAACCGCGTCAGCTTCGGCCGCCAGCTGAACCAGACCATCGAAGAGGCCCGCAGCGATGGGCGCAGCTGCAGCGTCCTCTGCCTCGATCTGGACCGCTTCAAGCAGGTGAACGACCTCTATGGCCATGCCGCGGGCGACGCCCTGCTGCGCCGGGTCGGGCTGATCCTGCAGCGCGAAGTGGCCGAGAACGGCTACCCGGCGCGGCTGAGCGGCGACGAGTTCGCCGTGGTCCTCAATGCCACCGAGAGTCTCGACGCTGCAAACCGCGTGGCGCAGCGTTTGCTGCAGGCATTTGCCGATGACATGGGCGCACCCGAGGAAGACACCACCATCTCGGCCTCGATCGGCGTCGCCTCTTTCCCTGGGGACGCTCAGACCGCCGAGCAGTTGATGTCTGCCGCCGATATGGCGCTCTACCGCGCCAAGCAGGATGGGCGCGGCGCCTACCGTTTGTTCGAGGCGGCGATGAGCGACGAGCTGCGGGACCGGCGACTGGTCGCCCACGATCTGGCAAGCGCCGCCGAAGCGGGGCAGTTGCACCTCGTCTACCAGCCGCAGGTGGAGATCGCCTCAGGTTCGGTCACCGGCCTCGAGGCCCTGATCCGCTGGCACCATCCGGAGCGGGGCGAGATCTCCCCCGGCACCTTCATCCCGATCGCCGAGGAGAACGGTCTGATCCTCGAGATCGGCGAATGGGTATTGCGCACGGCCTGCCGCGAGGCGGCCTCGTGGCGGGTGCCGCTCGGCATCTCGGTCAACGTCTCGGCCGCGCAGATCCACAATCCATCGTTCTCCCGGCTGATCCACCAGGTTCTGGTCGAGACCGGGCTGTCGCCGATGCGGCTCGAAATCGAGGTGACCGAGACGGCGCTGGTGCGCGACCTGACGCGCGCGGTGACGACGCTCCGGCAGGTGCGGGCGCTCGGCGTGCGGGTGGCCATCGACGATTTCGGCACCGGCCACTCGTCGCTGACCCATCTCGGCGCGTTCCCGTTCACGCGGATCAAGCTCGACCAGTCCTTCGTCAGAACCTTCGACCACAACCGGCAATCGGCGGCGATCGTCCACGCCGTTATCGAACTCGGACGCTATCTCGGCACCCCGGTGGTCGCCGAAGGCGTCGAGCGACAGGAAGAGCTGGCTTTCCTCACCGCCGAGGGCTGTGAGACGGCCCAGGGCTTCCTGTTCGGCCGTCCGGCGCCGATCGCAGCCTTCGGTGGGCTGCAGCGGCAACGCGCCAGTTGA
- a CDS encoding DUF2312 domain-containing protein, producing the protein MATVSPDSVAQDQIKAFIERIERLEEEKAAIAGDIKEVYAEAKGNGFDTKVLRKIVSIRKQDHNERMEQEALLELYLTALGMAAAPSEDELA; encoded by the coding sequence ATGGCAACCGTCTCCCCCGATAGCGTCGCCCAGGACCAGATCAAGGCCTTCATCGAGCGCATCGAGCGCCTCGAGGAAGAAAAGGCGGCAATCGCCGGCGACATCAAGGAAGTCTATGCCGAGGCCAAGGGCAATGGCTTCGACACCAAGGTGCTGCGCAAGATCGTTTCAATCCGCAAGCAGGACCACAACGAGCGCATGGAGCAGGAAGCGCTGCTCGAACTCTATCTCACTGCGCTGGGCATGGCGGCCGCACCGAGCGAAGACGAGCTGGCCTGA
- a CDS encoding CMD domain protein yields MSDDSKDVIDHLVGVIPGSALDAVRHGRPTARDNAQKSYEALFAPVDAGTVLLEERFAIAYFVAALHQDEAISAFYREQLGHHDRNGLIGAISAEARRGETTGPYGHYPTGPLSVEDQPGLEYQPDPANRQVLGRLGAALAHAHFLVFRPRDASPDKLQKLLDAGWSTTDIVTLSQLVAFLAFQIRVVIGLRALAAAQQAQNIAHASTPISPVAAA; encoded by the coding sequence ATGAGCGACGACAGCAAGGACGTCATCGACCACCTGGTGGGCGTGATCCCCGGCAGCGCACTGGATGCGGTGCGCCATGGACGACCGACGGCCCGCGACAATGCGCAGAAGAGTTATGAGGCGCTGTTCGCACCGGTCGATGCCGGCACGGTGCTGCTCGAAGAGCGGTTCGCCATCGCCTACTTCGTTGCCGCCCTGCATCAGGACGAAGCCATTTCGGCCTTCTACCGTGAGCAGCTGGGGCACCATGACCGCAACGGCCTCATCGGCGCCATCAGCGCAGAGGCCCGCCGCGGCGAGACGACAGGGCCCTATGGCCACTATCCGACCGGTCCGCTCAGCGTCGAAGACCAGCCGGGCCTCGAGTACCAGCCTGACCCGGCCAATCGCCAGGTGCTCGGCAGGCTTGGGGCAGCCCTTGCCCATGCGCATTTCCTCGTCTTCCGGCCGCGCGACGCCAGTCCGGACAAGCTGCAGAAGCTGCTCGATGCCGGCTGGTCGACCACCGATATCGTGACGCTGAGCCAGCTGGTGGCGTTCCTTGCCTTCCAGATCCGCGTGGTGATCGGGCTACGCGCCCTCGCCGCGGCGCAGCAGGCACAGAACATCGCCCACGCCTCCACCCCGATCAGTCCCGTCGCTGCAGCCTGA
- the pyk gene encoding pyruvate kinase, whose translation MRRMRRVKIVATLGPASNDEATIEKLARAGADVFRINMSHASHELLKQTVGYIRNVEARLHHPIGILVDLQGPKLRVGRFAEGAVQLVAGAKFTLDSSETPGTVERVYLPHPEILESVSVGDRLLLDDGKLQLKATKVGGGQVETEVIYGGKLSDRKGVSLPDTLLPMGALTEKDHADLLKGLEAEADWIAVSFVQRPEDIIDIRKIVQGRAGVMAKIEKPQAVERLEEIIKLCDAFMVARGDLGVEMPLEQVPGLQKRMIRIARRYGKPVVVATQMLESMITSPVPTRAEVSDVSIAVFEGADAVMLSAESASGQYPVEAVAMMNKVAVAVEGDPNYRGIIRAQAAEPEATAADAISAATRQVAETLDLAAIVTYTSSGSTAIRAARERPSKPILALSPNLRTVRRLSVVWGIHCVESPDAVNLEDMVDRACVIAYQEGLARPGDRIAITAGIPLGTPGATNMLRIAFVRQDGAGSS comes from the coding sequence ATGAGACGCATGAGACGCGTAAAGATCGTTGCGACCCTGGGCCCCGCGTCCAACGACGAAGCCACGATCGAGAAGCTGGCGCGCGCTGGTGCGGACGTCTTCCGCATCAACATGAGCCATGCCAGCCACGAGCTGCTGAAGCAGACGGTTGGCTATATCCGCAATGTCGAAGCGCGGCTGCACCACCCCATCGGCATCCTGGTCGACCTGCAGGGCCCCAAGCTACGCGTCGGCCGCTTCGCCGAGGGCGCGGTGCAACTGGTGGCCGGTGCGAAGTTCACCCTCGACAGCTCGGAAACGCCCGGGACCGTCGAGCGGGTCTACCTGCCGCACCCGGAAATCCTCGAATCCGTCTCGGTGGGCGATCGCCTGCTGCTCGATGACGGCAAGCTGCAGCTCAAGGCCACCAAGGTCGGCGGCGGCCAGGTCGAGACCGAGGTAATCTATGGCGGCAAGCTGAGCGACAGGAAGGGCGTCAGCCTGCCCGATACGCTCTTGCCTATGGGCGCGCTGACCGAAAAAGATCATGCCGACCTGCTCAAGGGCCTCGAGGCGGAAGCCGACTGGATCGCGGTCAGCTTCGTGCAGCGGCCCGAGGACATCATCGATATCCGCAAGATCGTCCAGGGCCGCGCCGGCGTCATGGCCAAGATCGAAAAGCCCCAGGCCGTCGAGCGGCTGGAAGAGATCATCAAGCTCTGCGACGCCTTCATGGTGGCGCGCGGCGACCTCGGCGTCGAAATGCCGCTCGAGCAAGTCCCCGGCCTGCAGAAGCGCATGATCCGCATCGCGCGCCGTTACGGCAAGCCGGTGGTGGTCGCCACCCAGATGCTGGAGTCGATGATCACCTCGCCGGTGCCGACCCGCGCCGAAGTCTCGGACGTGTCGATCGCCGTGTTCGAAGGCGCCGATGCGGTGATGCTCTCGGCCGAAAGCGCCTCCGGCCAGTACCCGGTCGAAGCCGTGGCGATGATGAACAAGGTGGCGGTGGCGGTCGAAGGCGACCCGAACTATCGCGGCATCATCCGCGCCCAGGCCGCCGAGCCCGAGGCGACCGCCGCCGACGCGATCTCCGCGGCGACCCGCCAGGTGGCCGAGACGCTCGACCTCGCGGCCATCGTCACCTACACCTCGTCCGGTTCGACCGCCATCCGCGCGGCGCGCGAGCGGCCGAGCAAACCCATTCTGGCGCTGTCGCCGAACCTCAGGACGGTCCGCCGCCTGTCGGTGGTCTGGGGCATCCACTGCGTGGAATCGCCCGATGCGGTGAACCTCGAGGACATGGTCGATCGCGCCTGCGTCATCGCCTACCAGGAGGGCCTCGCCCGTCCCGGCGACCGCATCGCCATCACCGCCGGCATTCCGCTTGGCACACCGGGCGCCACCAACATGCTGCGCATCGCCTTCGTCCGCCAGGACGGGGCTGGGTCGTCGTAA